From the Thermococcus guaymasensis DSM 11113 genome, one window contains:
- a CDS encoding UPF0179 family protein, giving the protein MVITLVGEKLAKPGVEFIYYGPADPCKSCRLARVCVGNLEPGRRYKIVKVRNIEHSCPLHEGKVRVVEVVEPAIEILVDPRLAIVGSKITLKFVDCPDPEKAELVKPEGLFEGDTVKILEILDDVECSGRRYKLVRVVREKE; this is encoded by the coding sequence GTGGTCATCACACTGGTTGGGGAAAAACTGGCAAAACCTGGAGTTGAGTTCATCTATTACGGGCCTGCTGACCCGTGCAAGAGTTGCAGACTGGCAAGGGTTTGCGTTGGAAACCTCGAACCCGGGAGGAGGTACAAGATAGTCAAAGTCAGGAACATAGAGCACTCCTGTCCGCTCCACGAGGGCAAGGTGCGCGTGGTCGAGGTCGTTGAACCGGCGATAGAGATACTCGTTGATCCAAGGTTGGCAATAGTCGGCTCCAAGATAACATTGAAGTTCGTGGACTGCCCCGACCCCGAAAAGGCAGAGCTCGTAAAGCCGGAAGGACTCTTTGAGGGGGACACGGTCAAGATCCTTGAGATCCTCGACGACGTGGAGTGCTCAGGGCGGAGATACAAGCTCGTCCGCGTTGTAAGGGAAAAGGAGTGA
- a CDS encoding NAD(P)-dependent glycerol-1-phosphate dehydrogenase — translation MELPREVLLGENLAGETVNVAKRLKLGRRVLVLYGPKTKKIAGEEVEESLSREFEASGVVVRGATMEEVERVISVIRETSADWVIAVGGGSIIDVAKLASYRTEIPFVSFPTTASHDGIASANASIKDLGSKTSVKARPPVAVIADVKVIKTAPYRYLAAGVGDIISNLTAVRDWQLAHRIRGEYYSEYAASLSLMSAKMVMKNADIIRLGSEESVRKVIKGLISSGVAMSIAGSSRPASGAEHLFSHALDMLAPKPALHGEQCGVGTIIIAYLHGLKWERVRETLKRVGAPTNAYELGIDPEIIIKALTIAHTIRPERYTILGKEGLTWEAAEKAAKITGVI, via the coding sequence ATGGAGCTCCCTAGAGAAGTCCTGCTCGGCGAGAACCTGGCGGGGGAAACGGTGAACGTTGCAAAGAGGCTGAAACTGGGTAGGAGGGTTCTCGTTCTCTATGGCCCCAAAACAAAGAAGATAGCTGGGGAAGAGGTAGAGGAGAGCCTCTCCCGGGAGTTTGAAGCTTCTGGAGTCGTTGTGAGAGGGGCCACAATGGAGGAAGTTGAGAGGGTCATTAGTGTAATCAGGGAAACCTCTGCCGACTGGGTCATAGCAGTTGGCGGCGGCAGTATAATCGACGTCGCCAAGCTTGCCTCCTATCGTACGGAAATACCCTTCGTAAGCTTTCCAACGACGGCTTCTCACGACGGCATAGCGAGTGCCAACGCCTCAATAAAGGATCTCGGCTCAAAGACATCCGTGAAGGCCAGACCTCCTGTTGCAGTCATAGCTGATGTTAAGGTGATTAAAACAGCCCCCTACCGCTACCTTGCAGCGGGTGTGGGAGACATAATCAGCAACCTGACGGCGGTCAGGGACTGGCAGCTGGCCCACAGGATCCGCGGGGAGTACTACAGCGAGTATGCGGCTTCGCTCTCTTTGATGAGCGCCAAAATGGTCATGAAGAACGCGGACATAATCCGACTGGGCAGCGAGGAGAGCGTAAGGAAGGTCATCAAGGGTCTGATCTCAAGTGGGGTTGCGATGAGCATAGCCGGCTCTTCAAGACCTGCGAGCGGGGCTGAACACCTCTTCAGCCACGCCCTTGACATGCTGGCCCCTAAGCCCGCTCTCCACGGCGAACAGTGTGGCGTCGGGACGATAATAATAGCCTACCTTCACGGGCTGAAGTGGGAAAGGGTTAGGGAAACCTTAAAGAGGGTTGGTGCCCCTACCAACGCATACGAGCTCGGGATTGATCCGGAGATCATAATCAAGGCCCTCACCATTGCCCACACCATAAGACCCGAACGATATACTATACTTGGAAAAGAGGGCCTGACCTGGGAGGCCGCTGAAAAGGCCGCTAAAATCACAGGGGTCATTTAA
- a CDS encoding DUF63 family protein, with amino-acid sequence MGLQEFFQKYFIDPIKYNQGYNPVNTLTYAVILGIAVLLLYRFLKRLNVRVDERFFVALMPYIFLGPLMRAITDIGMLPRTYLTVSPGAYFVIAAFAIAALLMVWRHVGPGEKLYPLYRDVGFLLVGGLLFILVINLDKVNFRWEYFKYFIPSFLAAEFFIWLLSKRFKLVRNNSVLFYTHFYDATTTFVGIQFFGYWEQHVLARTLINLTGTAAVMYLIKLAVLIPVVWILDVEMKDEDPDLINFVKLAMFILGFGPGTRNLLITLMGVGT; translated from the coding sequence ATGGGGCTTCAGGAGTTCTTTCAGAAGTACTTTATAGACCCAATCAAGTACAATCAGGGCTACAACCCCGTGAACACTCTCACATACGCCGTAATTCTCGGAATTGCTGTTTTGCTCCTCTACAGGTTTCTAAAACGGCTAAACGTCCGGGTGGACGAGAGGTTTTTCGTGGCACTGATGCCCTATATCTTCCTGGGGCCGCTGATGAGGGCCATTACTGACATAGGGATGCTCCCAAGGACGTATCTCACGGTGAGCCCCGGGGCCTACTTCGTGATAGCTGCTTTCGCGATAGCGGCTTTGCTGATGGTGTGGAGGCACGTTGGGCCCGGAGAAAAGCTCTACCCCCTTTACCGGGACGTTGGATTCCTCCTCGTCGGTGGCCTGCTTTTCATCCTGGTAATAAACCTCGACAAGGTCAATTTTAGGTGGGAGTACTTCAAGTACTTCATTCCAAGCTTCTTAGCAGCCGAATTTTTTATATGGCTCCTTTCAAAGAGGTTCAAGCTCGTCAGGAACAACAGCGTACTCTTTTACACCCACTTCTACGACGCAACGACGACCTTTGTGGGGATACAGTTCTTCGGCTACTGGGAACAGCACGTCCTGGCGAGGACACTGATAAACCTAACCGGTACTGCAGCAGTTATGTACCTCATAAAGCTTGCCGTTCTGATCCCAGTGGTCTGGATCCTCGATGTAGAGATGAAAGATGAGGATCCCGATCTGATAAACTTTGTTAAGCTGGCAATGTTTATCCTCGGCTTTGGGCCGGGGACGAGGAACCTCCTCATAACGCTGATGGGGGTGGGAACGTGA
- a CDS encoding bifunctional fructose-bisphosphatase/inositol-phosphate phosphatase: MSDPSNVMWKQVIFSLAKDLEKVVMPIFGKPEAGKNVGTNVSGDITKYVDKVAEDMTLERLKSLGVNIVSEEVGFVDLGSEYTAVIDPIDGSYNFTAGIPIFAFSFALFQREKPVYAALYEFATQNYYEAIPGKGAFLNGEPIRVRPLPPAKAAVSFYTRGRGVGLIRRVKRVRVLGAIAVEMAYLARGTLQGVVDIRNYVRPTDVAAGTLLVREAGGKVVDETGKDIKIHLSAEEKMNLIAASDGELLRVILEEVNSDGS, translated from the coding sequence GTGAGCGATCCTTCTAACGTTATGTGGAAGCAAGTCATCTTTTCACTTGCAAAAGACCTCGAAAAGGTTGTAATGCCAATCTTTGGCAAGCCGGAAGCCGGGAAAAACGTCGGGACGAATGTCAGCGGGGACATCACCAAGTACGTTGACAAAGTCGCCGAGGACATGACCTTGGAGAGGCTGAAGTCCCTCGGAGTGAACATCGTGAGCGAAGAAGTTGGCTTTGTTGACCTCGGAAGCGAATACACCGCAGTTATTGACCCAATTGATGGATCCTACAACTTCACAGCAGGTATACCCATCTTCGCCTTCAGCTTTGCGCTGTTCCAAAGGGAAAAACCCGTTTACGCGGCCCTCTACGAGTTCGCCACACAGAATTACTACGAGGCAATTCCCGGCAAGGGGGCCTTCCTGAACGGGGAACCGATAAGGGTTCGTCCACTCCCCCCTGCCAAAGCGGCCGTAAGCTTCTACACCCGGGGCAGGGGAGTAGGGCTGATCAGGCGCGTCAAGAGGGTCAGAGTCCTCGGAGCGATAGCCGTTGAGATGGCCTACCTGGCGAGGGGAACTCTCCAGGGGGTAGTGGACATAAGGAACTACGTGAGGCCTACTGACGTGGCCGCGGGCACGCTCTTGGTCAGGGAAGCGGGTGGAAAGGTCGTTGATGAGACTGGAAAGGACATTAAGATACACCTCAGCGCGGAAGAAAAGATGAACCTAATAGCAGCGAGCGACGGGGAACTCCTGAGGGTGATACTGGAAGAGGTGAATTCCGATGGCAGTTGA
- a CDS encoding rhomboid family intramembrane serine protease — protein MAVEDLLKAVRHAWLTYTLALINVMVYIYELYLSGSIAEPSPYALLKLGLVNILVTEYHEWWRLFTAMFVHLSWIHLAMNTFFLIYLGSQLELFVGKVRYLVLYITAGLFGNVLTVALMDPYTISGGASGALFGIAGALIMIEGVLKRNIQTALANAFFLFLINSWMPHVNAVAHLGGLLVGIAFGYLYGNYVKEKMAKMLYWDEFY, from the coding sequence ATGGCAGTTGAAGATCTGTTGAAGGCCGTCAGGCACGCGTGGCTCACGTATACCCTTGCACTCATCAATGTCATGGTTTACATCTATGAGCTATATCTGAGCGGTTCCATAGCGGAACCGTCTCCCTATGCCCTCCTTAAGCTTGGGCTTGTAAACATTCTCGTTACCGAGTACCATGAGTGGTGGAGGCTCTTCACGGCAATGTTCGTTCACCTCAGCTGGATCCACCTTGCCATGAACACGTTCTTCCTGATCTACCTCGGGAGCCAGCTCGAACTGTTCGTTGGCAAAGTGCGGTACTTAGTTCTCTACATCACAGCAGGCCTCTTCGGCAACGTCCTCACAGTAGCTCTCATGGATCCGTACACGATAAGTGGAGGTGCGAGCGGAGCCCTCTTCGGCATAGCAGGAGCACTGATAATGATCGAAGGGGTACTGAAAAGAAACATCCAGACCGCCCTTGCCAACGCATTTTTCCTGTTCCTGATAAACAGCTGGATGCCCCACGTCAACGCGGTGGCTCACCTCGGGGGCCTGCTCGTTGGGATCGCCTTCGGTTACCTTTATGGGAACTACGTCAAAGAAAAAATGGCAAAAATGCTTTACTGGGATGAATTTTACTGA
- the upp gene encoding uracil phosphoribosyltransferase: MIRDERWEGVYSFEDSPFIMEILTELRDKNTDSIAFRKGLVKLGRYMGYELTKTMDVEEVEVETPLEKTKGIVVKDRRNVVIITVLRAAIPLMEGLIKVFEHARVGIVSASRGKAPKFEIEMNYIKIPNVKPDDTVIVADPMIATGSTLLRVLEEVSKYGKPKRLIILGVLAAPEGISRIKEAFPEVEIFVTKIDRELNEKGYILPGLGDAGDRAFGAPLKNP; encoded by the coding sequence ATGATACGGGACGAAAGGTGGGAGGGCGTCTACTCCTTTGAGGACTCACCCTTTATAATGGAAATCCTTACCGAACTGAGGGACAAGAACACGGACAGCATAGCCTTCAGGAAGGGTCTAGTGAAACTTGGCAGGTACATGGGGTACGAGCTGACGAAGACAATGGACGTGGAAGAGGTGGAAGTCGAGACACCGCTGGAGAAGACAAAAGGGATAGTAGTGAAAGACAGGAGAAACGTTGTCATCATAACCGTTCTGAGAGCAGCGATACCCCTGATGGAGGGGCTGATAAAGGTCTTTGAACACGCAAGGGTTGGCATAGTCTCGGCATCACGCGGAAAGGCCCCAAAGTTCGAAATCGAGATGAACTACATCAAGATACCTAACGTTAAGCCAGATGATACCGTCATAGTGGCCGACCCCATGATAGCTACCGGCTCAACCCTCCTTAGGGTCCTTGAGGAAGTGTCAAAGTACGGAAAGCCAAAGAGGCTCATCATCCTGGGGGTGCTCGCTGCGCCCGAGGGGATAAGCAGGATCAAAGAGGCATTCCCCGAAGTTGAAATATTCGTGACCAAAATAGACAGAGAACTGAACGAGAAGGGCTACATCCTGCCCGGCCTCGGAGACGCTGGGGACAGAGCCTTCGGAGCCCCCTTAAAGAATCCATAA
- a CDS encoding zinc ribbon domain-containing protein, with protein sequence MHEKAKLQAKHYINTAVRQTVRRLYELGISRIVVGYPKGIARNSDKGKRQNFLLSHVWRFNYIIKRLTEVAEEYGIKVVLVDEAFTSKVCPVCGKPHEGARFVRGLFKCPATGLVFNADLVGAFNILKKAVKTITLNLGGLFAQGRGNWPEAGPEGFEEPVLTGCSDENPSNLPVNGEGLSRTLALAGEEVRKTLLALNSKINCP encoded by the coding sequence ATGCACGAGAAGGCTAAACTTCAGGCAAAGCACTACATTAACACGGCGGTAAGGCAAACTGTTAGAAGGCTTTACGAGTTGGGAATTAGTAGAATCGTGGTTGGTTATCCTAAAGGCATCGCCAGAAACTCTGATAAGGGTAAACGGCAGAACTTCCTCCTCTCCCACGTCTGGCGGTTTAATTACATTATCAAACGCCTCACAGAAGTTGCTGAGGAGTATGGTATTAAAGTTGTGCTCGTTGATGAGGCTTTCACTTCTAAGGTTTGCCCCGTTTGCGGGAAGCCTCACGAAGGGGCTCGTTTTGTTAGGGGGTTATTTAAGTGTCCCGCGACGGGGCTTGTCTTTAACGCAGACTTGGTTGGAGCGTTTAATATTTTGAAAAAGGCCGTGAAAACCATAACCCTGAACTTGGGCGGTTTGTTTGCCCAGGGAAGGGGTAACTGGCCTGAGGCCGGGCCAGAGGGGTTCGAAGAACCCGTTTTAACGGGTTGCTCTGATGAGAACCCCTCAAACCTCCCTGTCAATGGCGAGGGGTTGAGTCGAACCCTCGCCTTAGCTGGGGAGGAGGTCAGGAAAACCTTATTAGCGTTGAACTCAAAGATTAACTGCCCATAA
- the cas6 gene encoding CRISPR-associated endoribonuclease Cas6, whose product MRIEIRLRPVGDDPILPFNYNYEVYRQIVEKIALISPQLAQEVEASHIDHFTFSRILVRKRELIPERGIRILSETVSLYISSGSPDIVGTIVEGFMASPSMRIGETGFVAENVKPLKEPEIKDGTLFSTLSPIVVRTVKISDNRMKIWDLYPNEPTFFEKLRKVMLLRYSEFHGRTPEDSAFKIEVVKFKPVRILVADTYYRGSLMIFRYWGSKEIARFGYDLGFGEKTKYGFGMVKVIDEDSKDI is encoded by the coding sequence ATGAGAATCGAAATCAGACTCCGACCCGTTGGAGATGACCCAATTCTTCCCTTCAACTACAACTACGAAGTTTACCGCCAGATTGTTGAGAAGATAGCATTGATCTCCCCCCAGCTGGCACAGGAGGTGGAGGCCAGCCACATTGACCACTTCACGTTCTCCAGGATACTTGTTAGAAAGAGGGAGCTCATCCCAGAGAGGGGGATAAGGATTCTCTCCGAGACTGTATCTCTCTACATCTCGTCCGGCTCCCCCGATATCGTAGGGACGATAGTTGAGGGGTTCATGGCCAGCCCTTCTATGAGGATCGGGGAGACGGGCTTCGTTGCCGAGAATGTTAAGCCGCTCAAAGAGCCCGAAATAAAAGACGGGACCCTTTTCTCGACATTAAGCCCCATAGTTGTCCGCACCGTCAAGATCTCCGACAACAGAATGAAGATATGGGATCTGTACCCAAACGAGCCTACTTTCTTCGAGAAACTCAGAAAGGTAATGCTCCTCAGGTATTCGGAATTCCATGGGAGGACTCCTGAGGACTCTGCATTCAAAATTGAAGTAGTCAAGTTCAAGCCGGTTAGAATACTCGTGGCGGACACTTACTACCGTGGATCCCTTATGATATTCAGGTACTGGGGCTCGAAGGAGATAGCCCGGTTTGGATACGACCTCGGATTCGGCGAAAAGACCAAGTATGGGTTTGGTATGGTGAAGGTCATAGACGAGGATAGCAAGGATATATAG
- a CDS encoding proteasome-activating nucleotidase, translating to MGSFDEVKSPETGYDDYITFLKRRIRQLELQVRTLEADKERLERELSRLRTEMSRLRQPPAFAGTVIEILDDDRAIVQNYNGPRFVVRIAPWIERDKLKPGSRVALDQRTMAIVELLPTEKDPSVLGFEVIEKPRVTYQDIGGLERQLAELREAVELPLKHPELFEKVGIEPPKGVLLYGPPGCGKTLMAKAVANQVNATFIRVVGSELVRKFIGEGARLVHELFELAKEKAPTIIFIDEIDAIGAKRMDETTGGEREVNRTLMQLLAEMDGFDPRGNVKVIAATNRPDILDPALLRPGRFDRLIEVPLPDFRGRLEILKVHTRKMNLRNVDLKVIAEMTEGASGADLKAIATEAGMFAIRARREYVTQDDFLKAVEKVLGSEKKLAQTIAMHEVMYG from the coding sequence ATGGGAAGTTTTGATGAGGTGAAGAGTCCAGAAACAGGTTACGATGATTACATCACGTTCCTCAAGAGGAGGATCAGGCAGCTTGAACTCCAAGTCAGAACTCTCGAAGCAGATAAGGAGAGGCTGGAAAGGGAACTTTCACGGCTGAGGACAGAGATGTCTCGGCTGAGACAGCCACCGGCCTTTGCAGGTACAGTCATTGAGATCCTCGATGACGATAGAGCAATAGTCCAGAACTACAACGGGCCGCGCTTTGTCGTCCGGATAGCCCCGTGGATAGAGCGGGACAAACTGAAGCCCGGCTCCAGGGTCGCTTTAGACCAGAGGACGATGGCAATAGTCGAGCTCCTGCCAACAGAGAAGGATCCGAGTGTTCTCGGTTTCGAGGTCATAGAGAAACCCCGGGTCACCTATCAGGACATCGGCGGCCTCGAGAGACAGCTGGCCGAGCTTAGGGAGGCCGTTGAACTGCCTCTGAAGCACCCCGAACTCTTTGAAAAGGTCGGAATCGAACCTCCAAAGGGAGTTCTCCTCTACGGCCCGCCAGGATGTGGAAAGACACTCATGGCAAAGGCCGTCGCAAACCAAGTCAATGCAACTTTCATCCGCGTCGTCGGCAGTGAGCTCGTCAGGAAGTTCATAGGAGAGGGTGCAAGGCTCGTCCACGAGCTCTTCGAGCTGGCCAAGGAGAAGGCCCCGACCATAATCTTCATTGACGAGATTGACGCAATAGGTGCCAAGAGGATGGACGAGACCACTGGCGGCGAGAGGGAAGTCAACAGGACTCTGATGCAGCTCTTAGCAGAGATGGACGGCTTCGACCCGAGGGGCAACGTCAAGGTCATAGCAGCGACCAACAGGCCCGACATCCTCGACCCTGCCCTCCTGAGGCCCGGCAGGTTCGACAGGCTCATAGAAGTCCCGCTTCCGGACTTCCGCGGCAGGCTTGAGATACTCAAGGTCCACACTAGGAAGATGAACCTAAGGAACGTTGACCTCAAGGTCATAGCGGAGATGACCGAAGGCGCCAGCGGAGCCGACCTGAAAGCCATAGCGACCGAGGCCGGAATGTTCGCCATAAGGGCCAGGCGCGAGTACGTCACACAGGACGACTTCCTGAAGGCCGTCGAGAAAGTCCTTGGCTCGGAGAAGAAGCTCGCCCAGACGATTGCGATGCACGAGGTCATGTACGGCTGA
- a CDS encoding serine/threonine-protein kinase RIO2, giving the protein MVSKLLALEAYPSLRDLDFRILRGVELNMRHHKWVPLEDIAHFARVDVETASFRLGKLDDLSLVRRRSDIGYIGYQLTIHGYDVLAIRALAKKGVIEAISTAQIGVGKDADVYVGITPSGEQVAVKFNRIGGRTASRRAGYHSHVFADKHHTSWLYVSRLIAKKEYDALVLLSPIARVPKPIAWNRHAVVMEFIEGTELAELRDDDLTREEAKNILDRVLEEYLKIVRFGIVHSDLSEFNVVLTGDDILIIDWAQHITTANPESYELLRRDLQVILNAFRRRWRVEKRFEDVWPEFEKAWHESRGERHE; this is encoded by the coding sequence ATGGTCAGCAAACTGCTTGCCCTCGAAGCCTATCCGAGCCTCCGTGACTTGGACTTCAGGATACTCAGGGGAGTAGAGCTCAACATGAGGCACCATAAGTGGGTGCCGTTAGAGGACATAGCGCACTTCGCAAGGGTAGACGTCGAGACAGCATCGTTCAGGCTTGGCAAGCTCGACGACCTCTCACTGGTTAGGCGGAGGAGCGACATAGGCTACATCGGCTACCAGCTCACGATACACGGCTACGACGTGCTGGCGATAAGGGCCCTCGCCAAAAAAGGCGTCATAGAGGCAATAAGCACGGCCCAGATCGGTGTCGGGAAGGACGCGGACGTTTACGTCGGGATAACGCCTAGCGGTGAGCAAGTAGCTGTGAAGTTCAACAGGATAGGGGGCAGAACCGCATCGCGGAGAGCGGGCTACCACTCCCACGTCTTCGCAGACAAGCACCACACGAGCTGGCTTTACGTCTCAAGGCTCATAGCAAAGAAGGAGTACGACGCGCTTGTGCTCCTCAGCCCGATCGCAAGGGTTCCAAAGCCCATAGCCTGGAACAGGCACGCCGTAGTCATGGAGTTCATAGAGGGGACTGAGCTCGCGGAGCTGAGAGACGATGACCTTACAAGAGAGGAGGCAAAGAACATCCTGGACAGAGTCCTTGAGGAGTACCTCAAGATAGTGCGCTTCGGGATAGTCCATTCGGACCTGAGCGAGTTTAACGTCGTCCTGACGGGCGACGACATTCTGATAATAGACTGGGCCCAGCACATAACCACAGCCAACCCCGAGAGCTACGAGCTGTTGAGGAGGGACCTTCAGGTTATTCTCAACGCCTTCAGGAGAAGGTGGCGTGTTGAGAAGAGGTTTGAGGATGTCTGGCCGGAGTTTGAAAAGGCCTGGCACGAGAGTAGGGGTGAAAGGCATGAGTGA
- a CDS encoding tetratricopeptide repeat protein codes for MSEGRERIAALFREALEAENRNDFETAKRKLDEILHESLHVEPELYFEACFRLVDIFLQEDNYRGALKCALRAIVRAPSEDHYRLGLKRLGDILTIIKKEDKLSELAENMEPALKLVEGDEELYRFVQALIRLARGEKVSEKFALPELNEAFESLTG; via the coding sequence ATGAGTGAGGGGCGCGAGAGGATTGCCGCGCTCTTCCGGGAGGCCCTAGAGGCCGAAAATAGAAACGACTTCGAAACCGCCAAGAGGAAGCTTGATGAGATACTCCACGAGAGCCTTCATGTGGAGCCAGAGCTGTACTTCGAGGCCTGCTTCCGCCTCGTTGATATCTTCCTCCAGGAAGACAACTACAGGGGAGCACTCAAGTGCGCCCTCCGTGCAATCGTGCGGGCGCCGAGTGAAGACCACTACAGGCTCGGCCTGAAGAGACTCGGCGACATCCTAACGATAATCAAAAAAGAGGATAAGCTCTCTGAACTCGCGGAGAACATGGAACCCGCTCTCAAACTTGTCGAAGGCGACGAGGAGCTGTACCGCTTTGTCCAGGCTCTCATAAGGCTCGCAAGGGGAGAAAAAGTCAGTGAGAAGTTCGCACTTCCGGAACTCAACGAGGCCTTCGAGAGCCTAACCGGGTGA
- a CDS encoding radical SAM protein, whose product MLVRVSYGTAIAMGLIRAKLMARPTTAYLMTYWPGKCANDCAFCAQARSSKSDLDKLSRVTWPAFELEDVIKALPNGRFGRICLQTIDYPGMLDDVFTLLEVFRPLNLPVSVSITPVDTHTLEEFKELGVDYIGVGLDVAAERLFKRIKPDFEWEEMWNFTRRIVDVFGPGRALVHVIVGLGETDRELIETFERAYSLGADVSLFAFTPLKGTRLENSSPPSLERYRKVQLARWLIENGLGDRVIMEGDSIAGFDLDSLEIPPSVFATHGCPACNRPYYNERPKKEPYNFPFPPKKEYTEEFLTRLGSRRPR is encoded by the coding sequence ATGCTCGTTAGGGTGTCCTATGGCACTGCAATCGCAATGGGGCTTATCAGGGCGAAGCTAATGGCCCGGCCAACGACTGCCTATCTGATGACATACTGGCCCGGCAAATGCGCCAACGACTGCGCCTTTTGTGCCCAGGCCCGTTCAAGTAAATCTGATCTTGATAAGCTCTCCCGCGTTACCTGGCCCGCGTTTGAGCTTGAGGATGTCATTAAGGCCCTTCCCAACGGCCGTTTCGGCAGGATATGCCTCCAGACGATAGACTATCCAGGAATGCTCGATGATGTTTTCACCCTGCTTGAGGTATTTAGGCCCCTAAATCTACCGGTCTCGGTCTCTATAACGCCCGTTGATACCCACACCCTTGAAGAGTTCAAGGAACTCGGCGTTGACTACATCGGCGTTGGCCTGGACGTCGCGGCCGAGAGACTGTTCAAGAGGATAAAGCCCGACTTCGAGTGGGAGGAGATGTGGAACTTCACCAGGAGAATCGTTGACGTCTTCGGGCCTGGAAGGGCACTGGTTCACGTCATAGTGGGGCTCGGGGAGACGGACAGGGAGCTGATCGAGACGTTTGAAAGGGCCTACTCGCTGGGTGCTGATGTCTCACTCTTCGCATTCACACCATTGAAGGGAACGAGGCTTGAGAACTCATCGCCCCCGAGCCTCGAACGCTACAGAAAAGTCCAGCTGGCAAGGTGGCTCATCGAGAATGGCCTTGGGGACAGAGTTATCATGGAGGGCGACTCCATAGCGGGCTTTGACCTGGACAGCCTGGAGATCCCTCCGTCGGTCTTTGCGACCCACGGCTGTCCGGCCTGCAACAGGCCGTACTACAACGAGAGGCCTAAAAAAGAGCCCTATAACTTCCCGTTCCCGCCGAAAAAAGAGTATACTGAGGAGTTCCTCACCCGGTTAGGCTCTCGAAGGCCTCGTTGA